In one Streptomyces marincola genomic region, the following are encoded:
- a CDS encoding DUF3043 domain-containing protein — protein MTEQPQVRDPQAPKGRPTPKRSEAEALRRAVVKPAMSRKEASRRAKEARRAALAKQREALLSGDERHLPARDRGPVRRFTRDFVDAKWHVAEFFLPMAVVILILSMMPSIQLRNIALLMWLAVILMIVFDSLLLSRRLKKQLRTRFPDESLRGASAYALMRSMQMRRMRLPKPQIKRGEAPR, from the coding sequence GTGACGGAGCAGCCCCAGGTCCGTGACCCGCAGGCGCCCAAGGGGCGCCCCACGCCCAAGCGCAGCGAGGCGGAGGCCCTGCGCCGCGCCGTCGTCAAGCCGGCGATGAGCCGCAAGGAGGCGTCCAGGCGGGCCAAGGAGGCCAGGCGCGCCGCGCTGGCCAAGCAGCGCGAGGCGCTGCTCTCAGGCGACGAGCGGCACCTGCCCGCCCGCGACCGCGGCCCGGTCCGCCGGTTCACGCGCGACTTCGTGGACGCGAAGTGGCACGTGGCGGAGTTCTTCCTGCCGATGGCCGTCGTCATCCTGATCCTGAGCATGATGCCGTCGATCCAGCTGCGGAACATCGCGCTGCTGATGTGGCTCGCGGTCATCCTGATGATCGTCTTCGACTCGCTGCTGCTGAGCAGGCGCCTGAAGAAGCAGCTGCGGACCCGGTTCCCCGACGAGAGCCTGCGCGGCGCCTCGGCCTACGCGCTGATGCGCAGCATGCAGATGCGTCGCATGCGGCTGCCCAAGCCGCAGATCAAGCGGGGCGAGGCGCCGCGCTGA
- a CDS encoding S1C family serine protease: MVLNAPFMPRRAVVLVCAGTLLTAGCTAGSEPRETPAARAARAPAPTVSDALQDKYEDVVGDVLPSVVQISTADGQGSGVVYDDEGHIVTNAHVVGSEREFEVLLATGREPERAELVASYPEQDLAVVVLTDAPDRLHPATFGDSSRVEVGQIVLAMGNPLGLASSVTQGIVSAVGRSVSEGEGRATLGNMVQTSAAINPGNSGGALVNLSGQVVGIPTLAARDPSLGGGQAPGIGFAIPASTVTFLADQMIEHGRVVDSGRAALGVSVRTVLGDGFEPAGAAVVEVEASGPADRAGMRPGDVVVRVGDEEVTDVVSLAEALAGHRPEDRVEVVYERNGERRTAGVTLGEA, from the coding sequence ATGGTCCTGAACGCACCTTTCATGCCCCGGCGCGCCGTGGTCCTGGTCTGCGCCGGAACGCTGCTCACCGCCGGCTGCACCGCCGGCTCGGAACCGCGCGAGACGCCGGCGGCGCGCGCCGCCCGCGCGCCCGCGCCCACCGTCTCCGACGCGCTCCAGGACAAGTACGAGGACGTCGTCGGCGACGTCCTGCCCTCGGTCGTGCAGATCAGCACGGCGGACGGCCAGGGCTCCGGGGTCGTCTACGACGACGAGGGCCACATCGTCACGAACGCGCACGTCGTGGGCAGCGAACGCGAGTTCGAAGTGCTGCTCGCCACCGGCCGGGAGCCGGAACGCGCCGAGCTGGTCGCGTCCTACCCCGAGCAGGACCTCGCGGTGGTCGTGCTCACGGACGCGCCGGACCGGCTGCACCCGGCCACGTTCGGCGACTCCTCACGGGTGGAGGTCGGGCAGATCGTCCTGGCCATGGGCAACCCGCTCGGCCTGGCGTCGAGCGTCACCCAGGGCATCGTCTCCGCGGTCGGGCGTTCGGTGAGCGAGGGCGAGGGGCGCGCCACCCTCGGCAACATGGTCCAGACCTCGGCCGCCATCAACCCCGGCAACAGCGGCGGCGCCCTGGTCAACCTCTCGGGACAGGTCGTCGGCATCCCCACGCTGGCCGCGCGGGACCCGAGTCTCGGCGGCGGGCAGGCGCCCGGCATCGGCTTCGCGATCCCGGCCTCGACGGTGACGTTCCTGGCCGATCAGATGATCGAGCACGGCCGGGTCGTCGACTCGGGCCGGGCCGCGCTCGGCGTCTCGGTGCGCACGGTGCTCGGGGACGGCTTCGAGCCCGCCGGCGCGGCGGTCGTCGAGGTCGAGGCGTCGGGCCCGGCCGACCGCGCCGGGATGCGGCCGGGGGATGTCGTGGTGCGCGTGGGGGACGAGGAGGTCACCGACGTCGTCTCGCTGGCCGAGGCCCTGGCCGGGCACCGCCCCGAGGACCGGGTCGAGGTCGTCTACGAGCGGAACGGGGAGCGGCGGACCGCCGGGGTCACGCTCGGGGAGGCGTGA